A single window of Mycobacteriales bacterium DNA harbors:
- a CDS encoding protease pro-enzyme activation domain-containing protein, with protein MKRTLTALALLPLLAPLAHGATGEPPARTKLPWSAPGFATADARAGDLAPDAVVEVSLVLPLRDEAGLRRLVADVSDPRSSSYRSFVSAAEVRARFAPTTGHVAAVAGWLRGAGLEVGTVPLGRGYVPARGTVAAVERAFATDLALYRAGDRLLRAPLRAPSVPADLGVVGVRGLADEPVVEPEPGTNPLPVPLPDMPKTPADSTPPAAIVYALPCSSYDGAVVPKGLPRFEGRAVAAVSCGTTVAQQRKAYAADRLLAKGIDGSGQTVVVVGSHAVQTLPGDVAEWSRRRGLPALKPGQLTQLSYPSAYQTPTAEPVLRPQVWALQSHMIVENLHAMAPGADLVYLGTTSSLDLTNGTTLAVDAHLGDVVMNGWYSAGENANAATMAQLEHTAMQAAAQGISLLFATGSIGDLSSQGVQPSPVSPATEPMVTAVGATSLLVDKAGRTREVGWAKTQLVLEDGVWEESAASTFRGSGGGVSALHDQPDYQRGVVPARLAERANGTLGRTVPDVAVNGDAETGLIIGLTQRFPDGTDRYAERRHASGESATAVFAALVALANDAAGGPLGFLNPLLYQSRATLHDVVPSGRLGARVRTEFVAGDRGETRRVLKVFEAYESNPAAKGYDTSTGLGSPTAAFFARLG; from the coding sequence GTGAAGCGCACCCTCACCGCCCTCGCGCTGCTGCCCCTGCTCGCCCCGCTCGCCCACGGCGCGACCGGCGAGCCGCCCGCCCGGACAAAGCTGCCCTGGTCGGCGCCCGGCTTCGCCACCGCCGACGCCCGCGCCGGTGACCTCGCCCCGGACGCGGTCGTCGAGGTGTCGCTCGTCCTGCCGCTGCGCGACGAGGCGGGCCTGCGCCGGCTCGTCGCGGACGTCAGCGACCCGCGGTCGTCGTCGTACCGCTCCTTCGTCAGCGCCGCGGAGGTCCGCGCCCGCTTCGCGCCGACCACCGGGCACGTCGCGGCCGTCGCCGGCTGGCTGCGCGGCGCGGGTCTCGAGGTCGGCACGGTGCCGCTCGGCCGCGGCTACGTCCCGGCGCGCGGCACCGTCGCGGCCGTCGAGCGGGCCTTCGCGACCGACCTCGCGCTCTACCGCGCCGGTGACCGGCTGCTGCGCGCCCCGCTGCGCGCGCCGTCGGTCCCGGCCGACCTCGGGGTCGTCGGGGTCCGCGGCCTCGCCGACGAGCCGGTCGTCGAGCCCGAGCCCGGGACCAACCCCCTCCCCGTGCCGCTGCCGGACATGCCCAAGACCCCGGCCGACAGCACGCCGCCGGCCGCGATCGTCTACGCACTGCCCTGCTCGTCGTACGACGGGGCGGTCGTCCCGAAGGGCCTCCCCCGCTTCGAAGGCCGCGCCGTCGCCGCGGTCTCCTGCGGGACGACGGTGGCGCAGCAGCGCAAGGCGTACGCCGCAGACCGCCTGCTGGCCAAGGGGATCGACGGCAGCGGACAGACCGTCGTGGTCGTGGGGTCGCACGCCGTGCAGACGCTGCCCGGTGACGTCGCGGAGTGGTCGCGCCGGCGCGGCCTGCCGGCGCTGAAGCCCGGGCAGCTGACCCAGCTGTCCTACCCGAGCGCCTACCAGACCCCGACCGCCGAGCCGGTCCTGCGGCCGCAGGTGTGGGCGCTGCAGTCGCACATGATCGTGGAGAACCTCCACGCCATGGCGCCCGGCGCCGACCTCGTCTACCTCGGCACGACCTCGAGCCTCGACCTCACCAACGGCACGACCCTCGCCGTCGACGCCCACCTCGGCGACGTCGTCATGAACGGCTGGTACTCCGCCGGGGAGAACGCCAACGCCGCCACCATGGCCCAGCTCGAGCACACCGCGATGCAGGCGGCGGCGCAGGGCATCTCGCTGCTGTTCGCGACCGGCTCCATCGGCGACCTGTCCTCGCAGGGCGTGCAGCCCTCGCCGGTGTCGCCGGCCACCGAGCCGATGGTGACCGCGGTCGGTGCGACGTCGCTGCTCGTCGACAAGGCCGGCCGGACCCGCGAGGTCGGCTGGGCCAAGACGCAGCTGGTGCTGGAGGACGGTGTCTGGGAGGAGTCCGCGGCGTCGACCTTCCGCGGCAGCGGCGGTGGCGTGTCGGCGCTGCACGACCAGCCCGACTACCAGCGCGGCGTCGTCCCGGCGCGGCTCGCCGAACGGGCCAACGGCACCCTCGGCCGCACCGTCCCCGACGTGGCCGTCAACGGTGACGCCGAGACCGGCCTCATCATCGGGTTGACCCAGCGCTTCCCCGACGGCACCGACCGCTACGCCGAGCGCCGGCACGCCTCGGGCGAGTCCGCGACAGCGGTCTTCGCGGCGCTGGTCGCCCTGGCCAACGACGCCGCCGGTGGGCCGCTGGGCTTCCTCAACCCGCTGCTCTACCAGTCGCGCGCGACCCTGCACGACGTCGTCCCGTCGGGCCGGCTCGGTGCGAGGGTCCGCACCGAGTTCGTCGCCGGTGACCGCGGCGAGACCCGCAGGGTGCTGAAGGTCTTCGAGGCCTATGAGAGCAACCCGGCCGCGAAGGGCTACGACACCTCGACCGGCCTCGGCTCCCCCACCGCTGCCTTCTTCGCCCGCCTCGGCTGA
- the trmD gene encoding tRNA (guanosine(37)-N1)-methyltransferase TrmD, with amino-acid sequence MRVDVVTIFPDYLAPLGVSLLGKAQERGVLQVGVHDLRTWTYDVHRTVDDSPYGGGPGMLMKPEPWGEALDAVAPPGGPQPRLVVPTPSGRPFTQELAHELAAEPWLLFACGRYEGIDSRVAQHAATRMRVDEVSIGDYVLAGGEAAVLVVVEAVARLLPGVLGNAASHRDDSFSDDAGGLLEGPSYTRPPVWEGLEVPAVLTSGDHAAIARWRRDEGLRRTAERRPDLLARLADRLDPRDRAVLAEHEQQSGSSRPFDADPGGVAQ; translated from the coding sequence GTGCGCGTCGACGTCGTCACGATCTTCCCGGACTACCTCGCGCCGCTCGGGGTCAGCCTGCTCGGCAAGGCCCAGGAGCGCGGTGTCCTGCAGGTCGGGGTCCACGACCTGCGGACCTGGACCTACGACGTCCACCGCACCGTCGACGACAGCCCCTACGGCGGGGGCCCCGGGATGCTCATGAAGCCCGAGCCGTGGGGCGAGGCGCTCGACGCGGTCGCGCCCCCCGGCGGCCCGCAGCCCCGGCTGGTCGTCCCGACGCCGAGCGGCCGGCCGTTCACCCAGGAGCTCGCCCACGAGCTCGCCGCGGAGCCGTGGCTGCTGTTCGCCTGCGGCCGCTACGAGGGCATCGACAGCCGGGTCGCGCAGCACGCCGCGACCCGGATGCGGGTCGACGAGGTCTCCATCGGCGACTACGTGCTCGCCGGCGGGGAGGCCGCGGTGCTCGTCGTCGTCGAGGCCGTCGCCCGGCTGCTCCCGGGCGTGCTCGGCAACGCCGCGTCGCACCGCGACGACAGCTTCAGCGACGACGCCGGCGGGCTGCTCGAGGGTCCGTCGTACACCCGTCCTCCCGTCTGGGAGGGGCTCGAGGTCCCGGCGGTCCTCACCTCCGGCGACCACGCGGCGATCGCCCGCTGGCGACGCGACGAGGGGCTGCGCCGGACCGCCGAGCGGCGCCCCGACCTGCTCGCCCGGCTCGCCGACCGGCTCGACCCCCGCGACCGCGCCGTGCTCGCCGAGCACGAGCAGCAGTCGGGGAGCAGCCGGCCCTTCGACGCCGACCCCGGTGGTGTGGCACAGTAG
- the lepB gene encoding signal peptidase I: protein MNPDTPTTPDATAPDSPTSVEPGRHRAPKPDKKDTQHGSFLRELPFLVVIALGLALLIKSFVVQAFYIPSGSMQQTLELQDRVLVNKVVYRFGEIQRGDVVVFNGLDNFEPETTIIEAPANGVQKALRGISRALGVGPPTSRDFIKRVIGVEGDVVACCTDGKVTVLPQGATTPIVLQEDYLFEDDKLEFCAAGTGPTACPPGAKGVTVPEGRLWVLGDHRGQSSDSRAHITDKNTGTVPTDKVIGKAFVVVWPLDRFSGLGTPETFDQQALAMSGPAAAGAPLALGLVGALPVVAVRRRLRRRRDCRR, encoded by the coding sequence GTGAACCCGGACACCCCGACGACCCCGGACGCGACCGCGCCTGACAGCCCGACCTCGGTCGAGCCGGGCCGTCACCGTGCTCCGAAGCCGGACAAGAAGGACACGCAGCACGGGTCGTTCCTGCGCGAGCTGCCGTTCCTCGTCGTCATCGCGCTCGGCCTCGCGCTGCTCATCAAGAGCTTCGTCGTCCAGGCCTTCTACATCCCTTCGGGCTCCATGCAGCAGACCCTCGAGCTGCAGGACCGGGTGCTGGTCAACAAGGTCGTCTACCGCTTCGGTGAGATCCAGCGCGGCGACGTCGTCGTCTTCAACGGTCTCGACAACTTCGAGCCGGAGACGACGATCATCGAGGCGCCGGCCAACGGCGTGCAGAAGGCCCTGCGCGGCATCTCGCGCGCCCTAGGGGTCGGGCCGCCGACCAGTCGCGACTTCATCAAGCGCGTCATCGGTGTCGAGGGCGACGTCGTCGCCTGCTGCACCGACGGCAAGGTGACGGTCCTGCCCCAGGGCGCGACCACCCCGATCGTGCTCCAGGAGGACTACCTCTTCGAGGACGACAAGCTCGAGTTCTGCGCCGCCGGCACCGGGCCGACCGCCTGCCCGCCAGGGGCGAAGGGCGTCACCGTCCCCGAGGGTCGGCTGTGGGTGCTCGGCGACCACCGCGGCCAGTCCAGCGACTCGCGCGCCCACATCACCGACAAGAACACCGGCACCGTCCCCACCGACAAGGTGATCGGCAAGGCCTTCGTCGTCGTGTGGCCGCTCGACCGGTTCTCGGGCCTCGGCACTCCGGAGACCTTCGACCAGCAGGCGCTCGCGATGAGCGGGCCCGCCGCCGCCGGCGCACCGCTCGCGCTCGGCCTGGTCGGCGCGTTGCCCGTCGTCGCGGTCCGCCGCCGGCTGCGCCGCAGACGAGACTGCCGGCGCTGA
- the rimM gene encoding ribosome maturation factor RimM (Essential for efficient processing of 16S rRNA), producing MQPDDLVVVGRIGRPQGIRGEVTVEVRTDDPGVRYAAGSVLVTDPAERGPLTVATSRDQGGRLVVLFEGVADRTAAEALRDTLLSVPVASLGDLDDPDEFHDFQLRGLAAALPDGTPLGTVSDVLHLPQGDVLTIDRSAVAPGTPELLVPFLTAMVPVVDVAGGRLVVDPPPGLLDLTEREADAPDADEPV from the coding sequence GTGCAGCCCGACGACCTCGTCGTCGTCGGTCGCATCGGCAGGCCGCAGGGGATCCGCGGCGAGGTCACCGTCGAGGTGCGCACCGACGACCCCGGCGTCCGCTACGCCGCCGGGTCGGTCCTCGTGACCGACCCGGCGGAGCGCGGCCCGCTCACCGTCGCGACCAGCCGCGACCAGGGCGGCCGCCTCGTCGTGCTCTTCGAGGGCGTCGCGGACCGCACTGCCGCGGAGGCGCTGCGCGACACCTTGCTGAGCGTCCCCGTCGCGAGCCTCGGCGACCTCGACGACCCCGATGAGTTCCACGACTTCCAGCTGCGCGGCCTGGCCGCCGCGCTGCCCGACGGCACGCCGCTCGGCACCGTCTCCGACGTCCTGCACCTGCCGCAGGGCGATGTCCTCACCATCGACCGCAGCGCGGTCGCGCCCGGCACCCCTGAGCTGCTCGTGCCCTTCCTCACCGCGATGGTCCCCGTCGTCGACGTCGCCGGCGGTCGCCTCGTCGTCGACCCGCCGCCCGGCCTGCTCGACCTCACCGAGCGCGAGGCGGACGCGCCCGACGCCGACGAGCCGGTCTGA
- the rpsP gene encoding 30S ribosomal protein S16, with translation MAVKIKLMRLGKMRAPYYRIVVADARTKREGRVIETIGKYHPKEDPSFIEVDGERAAYWLGVGAQPTEPVTAILKVTGDWQKFKGLPAPPPMLVAAPKADKKAVFAAAALESVEAAGAATTPKKKAAPKKAADEAAPAADATEAPAEAPVAEDAPAAEAPAPEAAEAPAAEAPAAEAPADEAPAAEAEAPAADETAAE, from the coding sequence GTGGCAGTCAAGATCAAGCTCATGCGTCTCGGCAAGATGCGCGCGCCCTACTACCGCATCGTCGTCGCCGACGCCCGCACCAAGCGCGAGGGCCGCGTCATCGAGACGATCGGCAAGTACCACCCCAAGGAGGACCCCTCCTTCATCGAGGTCGACGGCGAGCGCGCCGCCTACTGGCTGGGCGTCGGCGCGCAGCCGACCGAGCCCGTGACGGCGATCCTCAAGGTCACCGGTGACTGGCAGAAGTTCAAGGGCCTCCCGGCGCCGCCGCCCATGCTCGTCGCCGCGCCGAAGGCCGACAAGAAGGCCGTCTTCGCCGCCGCCGCGCTCGAGAGCGTCGAGGCCGCCGGTGCCGCGACGACCCCGAAGAAGAAGGCCGCCCCCAAGAAGGCTGCCGACGAGGCCGCTCCCGCTGCCGACGCCACCGAGGCTCCGGCTGAGGCTCCCGTCGCTGAGGACGCCCCCGCCGCCGAGGCCCCCGCACCCGAGGCCGCCGAGGCTCCCGCCGCCGAGGCCCCTGCCGCCGAGGCCCCTGCTGACGAGGCTCCTGCCGCCGAGGCTGAGGCCCCGGCTGCCGACGAGACGGCCGCCGAGTAG
- a CDS encoding PHB depolymerase family esterase: MRALATALVTTGLLAGLLATASPAAAGTTTTVSTETEPARALSSYTTTSDGVPRFRIGETELPPPVAAGQAFLGELEWRSGTVLRRVRVYVPSTAKPTAPLLVSLHGLRNTVSQAERQQRWRQGAFERGAVVAWAGGLESSWNAHGCCGAARDTGVDDDAYLDRVRAIVAALHPVDRRRVFLAGFSNGAMMAYRYACERPGVVAGILAVAGTMTSPCRPRSAVAVLSVHGTADTRVPLGGTAWSAALGTRLPPARDAVRRYAAVGSGVRSVIRTGLGHAWPTTSQGYDATGQGWRFLMAHPRP, from the coding sequence GTGCGCGCGCTCGCGACCGCCCTCGTTACGACCGGCCTGCTGGCCGGGCTGCTGGCAACCGCCTCGCCCGCGGCCGCGGGGACGACGACAACCGTCTCGACGGAGACCGAGCCGGCGCGCGCGCTCTCGTCGTACACCACCACCTCCGACGGGGTGCCGCGCTTCCGCATCGGTGAGACCGAGCTGCCGCCGCCCGTCGCGGCGGGCCAGGCCTTCCTCGGCGAGCTCGAGTGGCGCAGCGGGACCGTGCTGCGGCGGGTGCGGGTCTACGTGCCGTCGACGGCGAAGCCGACGGCCCCACTGCTGGTGAGCCTGCACGGCCTGCGCAACACCGTCAGCCAGGCCGAGCGGCAGCAGCGCTGGCGGCAGGGCGCCTTCGAGCGCGGCGCGGTCGTCGCCTGGGCCGGTGGCCTCGAGTCGTCGTGGAACGCCCACGGCTGCTGCGGTGCGGCGCGCGACACCGGCGTCGACGACGACGCCTACCTCGACCGGGTCCGCGCGATCGTCGCCGCGCTGCACCCGGTGGACCGTCGCCGCGTCTTCCTGGCCGGCTTCAGCAACGGCGCGATGATGGCCTACCGCTACGCCTGCGAGCGGCCGGGCGTCGTCGCGGGCATCCTCGCGGTCGCGGGCACGATGACCTCGCCGTGCCGCCCCCGCTCGGCCGTCGCGGTGCTGTCGGTCCACGGCACCGCCGACACCCGCGTGCCCCTGGGCGGCACCGCCTGGAGTGCGGCCCTCGGGACGCGGCTCCCGCCGGCGCGCGACGCCGTCCGGCGCTACGCCGCGGTCGGCAGCGGGGTGCGTTCGGTCATCCGCACCGGGCTCGGCCACGCGTGGCCGACCACGAGCCAGGGGTACGACGCCACCGGTCAGGGCTGGCGCTTCCTGATGGCGCACCCGCGCCCGTAG
- a CDS encoding MFS transporter translates to MTAADLDAAQHASPGAAPTGLWRSPGLRSLFAASTTARLANESARVAMVLLVLDRTGSPALAGGLVAAATIPSLVTGPLLGAWLDRTAHRRSAFVANQLLLLLALVGLLSVSATTPPVAVLALGLAAGLTSPVLTGGFTGLIAPLVPRADLRRAYGAEATSYNVASVAGPALAGALAGLVDPAAAVTAAAVLSAVALAVVLRVPMPRGEAPAGTPVLRSVARALRHLVTSPPLRATTLATTASFGGMGALPVVLPLLAVELGAGAAASGALLSCFALGALAGSLGVAARTPRTGPLRTALLGIAGLAVAFGALALAPTLPVALVVIAIAGALEGPVFAATLTVRELHTPGWMRTQVVTTAASLKFAAFAVGSAVTGAVAATHGPRVGTAVLAGAQVLALVLAALALRTSKASPARHS, encoded by the coding sequence GTGACCGCCGCCGACCTCGACGCAGCTCAGCACGCGTCCCCGGGTGCGGCGCCGACCGGGCTGTGGCGGTCGCCGGGGCTGCGGTCGCTGTTCGCGGCGTCGACGACCGCCCGGCTGGCCAACGAGTCGGCCCGGGTCGCGATGGTGCTGCTCGTGCTGGACCGCACCGGGTCACCGGCGCTCGCGGGAGGGCTGGTCGCCGCGGCCACGATCCCGTCGCTGGTCACCGGCCCGCTGCTCGGGGCCTGGCTCGACCGCACCGCCCACCGGCGCTCGGCGTTCGTCGCCAACCAGCTGCTGCTCCTGCTCGCGCTGGTCGGCCTGCTGTCGGTCTCCGCGACGACCCCGCCGGTGGCGGTGCTCGCGCTGGGGCTCGCCGCCGGGCTGACGAGCCCGGTGCTCACCGGCGGCTTCACCGGCCTGATCGCCCCGCTCGTCCCGCGGGCCGACCTGCGCCGGGCCTACGGCGCGGAGGCCACCTCCTACAACGTCGCGTCCGTCGCCGGGCCCGCCCTCGCGGGCGCGCTCGCCGGGCTGGTCGACCCGGCCGCCGCGGTCACGGCCGCGGCGGTGCTGTCCGCGGTCGCGCTCGCGGTGGTGCTGCGGGTGCCGATGCCGCGCGGCGAGGCACCGGCCGGCACGCCCGTGCTGCGCAGCGTGGCCCGCGCGCTCCGTCACCTCGTCACGAGCCCGCCGCTGCGCGCCACGACCCTCGCGACGACGGCCAGCTTCGGCGGCATGGGCGCGCTCCCCGTCGTCCTCCCCCTGCTCGCGGTGGAGCTCGGCGCCGGCGCCGCGGCGTCCGGCGCGCTGCTGAGCTGCTTCGCCCTCGGCGCGCTCGCCGGGTCGCTCGGCGTCGCGGCCCGGACCCCGCGCACCGGCCCGCTGCGCACCGCGCTGCTCGGCATCGCCGGCCTGGCCGTCGCCTTCGGCGCGCTCGCCCTCGCCCCGACGCTGCCCGTCGCGCTGGTCGTCATCGCGATCGCGGGGGCGCTCGAGGGACCGGTCTTCGCCGCGACCCTCACCGTCCGCGAGCTGCACACCCCCGGCTGGATGCGCACCCAGGTCGTCACGACCGCCGCCAGCCTGAAGTTCGCGGCCTTCGCGGTCGGCAGCGCCGTCACCGGTGCGGTCGCCGCGACCCACGGACCGCGGGTCGGCACCGCCGTCCTCGCCGGCGCGCAGGTGCTGGCCCTTGTCCTCGCCGCACTGGCCCTGAGGACAAGCAAGGCCTCCCCCGCACGCCACTCCTGA
- the ffh gene encoding signal recognition particle protein, whose translation MFDTLSDRLDKVFTSLRGKGRLSDADIDATAREIRVALLEADVALPVVKDFIANVKERARGEEVSKALNPAQQVIKIVNEELVAILGGETRLVRYAKTAPTVIMLAGLQGAGKTTLAGKLAKHLKAQGHAPLLVACDLQRPNAVQQLQVVGGQAGVDVWAPYPGSGVGDPVDAARTAVAQARRMNYDVVVVDTAGRLGIDAELMQQAADIRDAVQPDEVLFVVDAMIGQDAVVTAQAFQDGVGFTGVVLTKLDGDARGGAALSVRHLTGQPIMFASTGEKLDDFDVFHPERMASRILGMGDVMTLIEQAEKVYDQATAEKMAGKLQAGGDFDLEDFLEQMQQIKKMGSITSLLGMLPGMGQVKEALNSVDDRDIDRIAAIIQSMTPQERRDAKVLNGSRRLRIAKGSGVTVSEVNNLVDRFDEARKMMKSMGGMPGMPGIPGMGRKAKRAQGKSTGKKGKKGPGRAGGGPKQQPGLPQGLPPGLPPGLPQGFPQLPPGAGNPLGLPGGSGDDRPDPLGLRRPR comes from the coding sequence GTGTTCGACACCCTCTCCGACCGGCTCGACAAGGTCTTCACGTCCCTGCGCGGCAAGGGCCGGCTGTCCGACGCTGACATCGACGCGACGGCCCGCGAGATCCGGGTGGCGCTGCTCGAGGCCGACGTCGCCCTGCCGGTGGTGAAGGACTTCATCGCCAACGTCAAGGAGCGGGCGCGCGGCGAGGAGGTCTCCAAGGCCCTCAACCCGGCCCAGCAGGTCATCAAGATCGTCAACGAGGAGCTGGTGGCGATCCTCGGCGGCGAGACCCGCCTGGTCCGCTACGCCAAGACCGCCCCGACCGTCATCATGCTGGCCGGCCTGCAGGGCGCCGGCAAGACGACGCTGGCCGGCAAGCTCGCCAAGCACCTCAAGGCCCAGGGCCACGCGCCGCTGCTCGTCGCCTGCGACCTGCAGCGCCCCAACGCCGTGCAGCAGCTGCAGGTCGTCGGCGGGCAGGCCGGGGTCGACGTCTGGGCGCCCTACCCGGGCAGTGGCGTCGGCGACCCCGTCGACGCCGCGCGCACGGCCGTCGCGCAGGCCCGCCGGATGAACTACGACGTCGTCGTCGTCGACACCGCTGGCCGCCTCGGCATCGACGCCGAGCTGATGCAGCAGGCCGCCGACATCCGCGACGCGGTGCAGCCCGACGAGGTGCTCTTCGTCGTCGACGCGATGATCGGCCAGGACGCCGTCGTCACCGCGCAGGCCTTCCAGGACGGCGTCGGCTTCACCGGCGTCGTCCTCACCAAGCTCGACGGCGACGCGCGCGGCGGTGCGGCGCTGTCGGTGCGCCACCTCACCGGCCAGCCGATCATGTTCGCCTCCACCGGCGAGAAGCTCGACGACTTCGACGTCTTCCACCCCGAGCGGATGGCCTCGCGCATCCTCGGCATGGGTGACGTCATGACCCTGATCGAGCAGGCCGAGAAGGTCTACGACCAGGCCACCGCGGAGAAGATGGCCGGCAAGCTCCAGGCCGGCGGCGACTTCGACCTCGAGGACTTCCTCGAGCAGATGCAGCAGATCAAGAAGATGGGCTCCATCACCTCGCTGCTCGGGATGCTCCCGGGCATGGGTCAGGTGAAGGAGGCCCTCAACTCCGTCGACGACCGCGACATCGACCGGATCGCCGCGATCATCCAGTCGATGACCCCGCAGGAGCGGCGCGACGCGAAGGTCCTCAACGGCTCGCGCCGGTTGCGCATCGCGAAGGGCTCCGGCGTCACCGTCAGTGAGGTCAACAACCTCGTCGACCGCTTCGACGAGGCCCGCAAGATGATGAAGAGCATGGGCGGGATGCCCGGCATGCCAGGGATCCCGGGCATGGGCCGCAAGGCCAAGCGCGCGCAGGGCAAGTCCACCGGCAAGAAGGGCAAGAAGGGCCCCGGTCGCGCCGGTGGCGGCCCGAAGCAGCAGCCCGGCCTGCCGCAGGGCCTGCCGCCCGGCCTGCCTCCCGGTCTGCCGCAGGGCTTCCCGCAGCTGCCGCCGGGAGCTGGCAATCCGCTCGGTCTGCCCGGCGGATCGGGCGACGACCGCCCCGACCCGCTGGGTCTGCGCCGTCCGCGGTAG
- the rplS gene encoding 50S ribosomal protein L19 — MHTLDDLDASQLRSDVPDFRPGDTLDVGVRVVEGNRSRVQHFQGVVIRRQGGGIRETFTIRKVSFGVGVERTFPVHTPVIETIKVVTRGDVRRAKLYYLRELRGKKAKIKEKRDAVPAKASAATAAAAAPAAPAADATS; from the coding sequence ATGCACACCCTCGACGACCTCGACGCCTCGCAGCTGCGTAGCGACGTCCCCGACTTCCGCCCGGGCGACACGCTCGACGTCGGCGTCCGCGTCGTCGAGGGCAACCGCTCCCGCGTCCAGCACTTCCAGGGCGTCGTCATCCGCCGTCAGGGCGGTGGCATCCGCGAGACCTTCACGATCCGCAAGGTCAGCTTCGGTGTCGGCGTCGAGCGCACCTTCCCGGTCCACACCCCGGTCATCGAGACCATCAAGGTCGTGACCCGCGGTGACGTCCGTCGCGCCAAGCTCTACTACCTGCGCGAGCTGCGGGGCAAGAAGGCCAAGATCAAGGAGAAGCGCGACGCGGTGCCCGCCAAGGCCAGCGCTGCCACGGCCGCCGCCGCTGCTCCCGCGGCCCCCGCCGCCGACGCCACGTCCTGA
- a CDS encoding NUDIX domain-containing protein, translating to MGDRVIEREAARVLLVDAADRVLLFLGCDPAEPDAGQWWFTPGGGLEQGESARAGAVREVFEETGLRLSEDDLTGPVHSETAEFSLGGDRYRQTGEFYLARVDAHEVDTAGFSALEQSFVLDHRWWTREDLRATTETVFPASLVDLLDRHG from the coding sequence ATGGGAGACCGGGTCATCGAGCGCGAGGCGGCCAGGGTGCTGCTCGTCGACGCGGCCGACCGCGTCCTGCTCTTCCTCGGCTGCGACCCGGCCGAGCCCGACGCCGGCCAGTGGTGGTTCACTCCCGGTGGCGGCCTCGAGCAGGGCGAGTCCGCTCGGGCCGGGGCGGTCCGCGAGGTCTTCGAGGAGACCGGCCTGCGGCTGTCCGAGGACGACCTCACCGGGCCCGTGCACAGCGAGACGGCGGAGTTCTCGCTCGGTGGTGACCGCTACCGCCAGACCGGCGAGTTCTACCTCGCCCGCGTCGACGCCCACGAGGTCGACACCGCGGGCTTCAGCGCGCTCGAGCAGTCCTTCGTCCTCGACCACCGCTGGTGGACTCGTGAGGACCTGCGCGCCACCACCGAGACCGTCTTCCCGGCCTCTCTCGTCGACCTGCTCGACCGGCACGGCTGA
- a CDS encoding RNA-binding protein yields the protein MLENALEHLVKGIVDNPDDVTVDLVTNRRGRTLEVRVNPEDLGKVIGRNGRTAKALRTVMTALGGRGLRVDVVDTDEIR from the coding sequence GTGCTCGAGAACGCCCTCGAGCACCTCGTCAAGGGCATCGTCGACAACCCCGACGACGTCACGGTCGACCTCGTCACCAACCGGCGCGGCCGCACTCTCGAGGTGCGCGTCAACCCGGAGGACCTCGGCAAGGTGATCGGCCGCAACGGCCGCACCGCCAAGGCCCTGCGCACCGTCATGACCGCCCTCGGCGGCCGTGGCCTGCGCGTGGACGTCGTCGACACCGACGAGATCCGCTAG
- a CDS encoding ribonuclease HII, whose amino-acid sequence MLATRPVVRSENGLWAFERVLQRSGFAHVAGADEAGRGACAGPLVTAAVVLPPGRRGEVPGLADSKLLTHRARERAYDEVVRRALAWSVVVVPPAVVDERGLHVMNVEAMRTAVARLDPCPSYVLTDGFPIPGMPAPALAVWKGDRVAACVAAASVVAKVTRDRIMAELHETHPDYGFDVHKGYCTADHQAALDVHGPCSEHRFSYVNVQAAQRAAIFRQNVSMQTQGSQEVPAGER is encoded by the coding sequence ATGCTCGCCACCCGCCCCGTCGTCCGCAGCGAGAACGGCCTGTGGGCCTTCGAGCGCGTCCTGCAGCGGTCCGGCTTCGCCCACGTCGCCGGCGCCGACGAGGCCGGCCGCGGGGCCTGCGCCGGGCCGCTGGTGACCGCCGCGGTCGTCCTGCCGCCCGGCCGCCGCGGGGAGGTCCCGGGGCTCGCCGACTCCAAGCTGCTCACCCACCGGGCGAGGGAGAGGGCGTACGACGAGGTCGTCCGCCGCGCCCTCGCCTGGTCCGTCGTCGTCGTACCCCCTGCTGTCGTCGACGAGCGCGGCCTGCACGTCATGAACGTCGAGGCGATGCGCACCGCGGTGGCGCGCCTGGACCCGTGCCCCTCCTACGTCCTGACCGACGGCTTCCCGATCCCCGGCATGCCCGCCCCGGCGCTCGCGGTGTGGAAGGGCGACCGGGTCGCGGCCTGCGTGGCCGCCGCGTCGGTGGTCGCGAAGGTGACCCGCGACCGGATCATGGCCGAGCTCCACGAGACCCACCCGGACTACGGGTTCGACGTGCACAAGGGCTACTGCACCGCTGACCACCAGGCCGCGCTCGACGTCCACGGGCCGTGCTCGGAGCACCGGTTCTCCTACGTCAACGTCCAGGCTGCCCAGCGCGCGGCGATCTTCAGGCAGAATGTGTCGATGCAGACGCAAGGGTCGCAGGAGGTGCCAGCCGGTGAGCGCTGA